The Deltaproteobacteria bacterium region TGCTGCTCTTTGAAGCCGTCCTGCTCGTAGGTATCCGGCCGGAGCGAGAATACGATGTGGCCGCCGGGACGGGTGACGCGCACCAGCTCGTCGAGGGAGCCCGGAGGCGCATGCCCCACCGTGAACACGCCCACGCTGATGACTCCGTCGAAGGTGCGCGGCGGGAAATCGAGAGGCGACCCCATCGCCATTTGGTGGAACTCCTTATAGACCCCCTTCCGGGCGGCCTCGTCCAGCATCCCCTGCGACAGGTCCATGGCCACCAGGAACTCGAAGCCCGCGTCGTGCAGCAGCTCGCCGACGATGCCCGTGCCGGCGCCCGCGTCCAGGATGCGCCCGTGCCTGGGCACCCGCTTGGCGAAGGCATCCACCGCCTTGCGCGGACTCAACCAGCCGCAGTCGGTAAACA contains the following coding sequences:
- a CDS encoding class I SAM-dependent methyltransferase encodes the protein MSDKPENRIQWIYSSKGTAELEERYDEWADSYDRDLFTDCGWLSPRKAVDAFAKRVPRHGRILDAGAGTGIVGELLHDAGFEFLVAMDLSQGMLDEAARKGVYKEFHQMAMGSPLDFPPRTFDGVISVGVFTVGHAPPGSLDELVRVTRPGGHIVFSLRPDTYEQDGFKEQQSALEAAGKWRLVEEGEKYQPMPKGEPEVFHQVWTYQVL